ATCGAGGACCACCAAGCGGGCATCGGGAATCTCGGCCGCCAACCGCTGTCCGACGGACAGCGGGACGATACGGTCCTGGCGTCCCCACACCACCAGCGCCGGGCTGGGCACGGCCTGTGGTGTGGCCTGGTTGACTGCCTGAAATCCCGCCACCATCGTCGCGATGAAACCCGGAGATGCCATCCGTGGCACCAGCTCTTGGGCCAGTTGCCGCGTCACACAGCGGGGATGCGCGGTCGCGAGTGCGAAAAACGCGATCCGCAATGGCCCGTACCGAGCGATCGACCGCGGGACCGCGGGTATGCTGAACACCAGGTTGAAAACCCGAAACCCCACCTGCAGCGCCGTCAACCGTGCTTGACCGACGGTGTTGCCCCCGGAATCGATGAGCAACAGGCCGGCCACTCGGTCCGGGTGATCGCAGGCGGCCCGCTGGGCTACGAGTCCGCCCATCGAGTGACCGACCAGGGTTGCTGCAGCGATGCGCAGATGGTCGAGCAGTCCGACGACGGTCGCAACCTGTTCTGCGAACACGTCACCGGAAGCCACGGGTTCGGACTCCCCGAATCCCGCGAGATCGATCGCGATGATGCGGGTGTCCTTGGCGAGGACGGGGATGACGCGCAACCACCACTGCCACGCCGCCCCTTGACCGTGAATCAGTACTACCGGCGGGCCTGTACCGATGTCGACATAGTGGACACGTCGGCCATTTACCTCGGCGTCGTGGGCGTGACTGGACCAGTCAACCGTCTGCCAGCCGTGGTCGGCGGAATCCGGTGGGGTCGGGGCCGGTTGCATGCTCTTACCGCCGCGCAGCCAGGGTCGGTCGGCAGCGGACCGCCGCCCTATCACAGACCTTCGGACTCTCACTCGCGTCCACCCCCCCGGTCTATACCAATTTTGAACCGATCCGCATCAGAATAGCGAGGATGGTCCCGCCGTCAATCACTTTCGCGTGGTCGCTCTGGATACGGCACGGCGTCTGCGAGGGGGCTGCGGCACTGCAGCTCCCGTGCAGGCCGCCGGAGCCCTGGCCGGCAGGCAAGTGCCGATTCCTCCGGCCACCGCTGGTCCCCAGCGCACTGAAGGCGGCTCGCACACTGGTTGCTGGACGAATCTCGAGCGCCGCTGTGATCGAGAGCAAGGCGTTTGACAGCTGTGACTCAAGACACTACTCTGCTCATTCTGAGACGGCTCGACTTTTAAATATCGACGTCTCAA
The nucleotide sequence above comes from Mycolicibacterium moriokaense. Encoded proteins:
- a CDS encoding alpha/beta fold hydrolase, which translates into the protein MQPAPTPPDSADHGWQTVDWSSHAHDAEVNGRRVHYVDIGTGPPVVLIHGQGAAWQWWLRVIPVLAKDTRIIAIDLAGFGESEPVASGDVFAEQVATVVGLLDHLRIAAATLVGHSMGGLVAQRAACDHPDRVAGLLLIDSGGNTVGQARLTALQVGFRVFNLVFSIPAVPRSIARYGPLRIAFFALATAHPRCVTRQLAQELVPRMASPGFIATMVAGFQAVNQATPQAVPSPALVVWGRQDRIVPLSVGQRLAAEIPDARLVVLDRVGHCAMIEQPIETAALIASFSHDPVNGRPAGEPLQLDLDEQGRRVTNRFADRNGPSRLGRQNPA